In Aeromicrobium sp. A1-2, the DNA window CGGGACAGGTCCAGCACGAGTCCGCCGCAGTCGGCGTCGGCGCAGACACCCAGTCGGGACAACTCGTCGGTGCGGATCACGTCGATCATCGCCATGGCTGTCTCGACCGCGATCCGGGCGTGCAGCGGCTCGTCGGTGCCGATCGCGTGCACGTGCCAGTCCGTCTCCCCGTGGCGCACCAGCTGGGGCAGCGCGCGGGCGTCGGACAACATCCGGTTGACGATCGGCACGGCATCGTCGCGTGAGCTCAGGAGCAGGGTCCGCAACGTCGAGCGCAGCCCACGCATGGACTGGAGCTCGGCGTCGTCGCCCGCCAACCGTCCGGTGTAGCCCTGACCGTCGAAGAATGCGGCGAGGTCGGCGGTCGTGGTCATGGTGTCCGGATGCTCCGCCGAGTTGACGAGTATCACGGCGGCCTGCAGATCCATCGCCGTGTCATGAGTGAAGACCATGTTGACACCTTACACCGTTCCTCGTACTGTCACTTGTCATGATGACAATGACTCATGACGTCGAGGCGACGGCCCGCTCCCGCGTGCCACAGGGTCTGGCCTTCGCGGCACTGTCAGCGATCTCTTTCGGCCTCTCCGGCGCCCTCGCCAAGGGTCTGCTCGAGGCCGGCTGGACTCCCGCCGCAGCGGTGACGCTACGCATCGTGATTGCCGCCGTCGTCCTGCTGGTTCCCGCCACGATCGCGCTGCGGGGGCGGTGGGCTCTGCTGCGCGACAACGCCAGGCTGGTCGTGTCGTACGGAGTCGTCGCTGTTGCGGGGTGCCAGTTCGCGTACTTCAACGCCGTCGACCACATGCAGGTCGGAGTGGCCCTGCTGATCGAGTACACCGCGCCCGTTGCGGTCATCGGCTGGCTGTGGTTTCGCCATCACCAGCGTCCCGGGCGGCTGACGGTGCTCGGCGCGGTGGTCGCCGCGGTCGGACTGGTGCTGGTCCTGGAGCTGGTGTCCGGGGCGAGCGTCAGCCTGGTGGGTGTGCTCTGGGCTCTCGGCGCGATGGTCGGCGTCGCGGCGTACTTCGTGATGTCGGCGGACGAGGACAACGGGCTGCCGGGACTGGTCCTCGCGGCGGGCGGCCTCGTGGTCGCCGCGATCGTCCTGCTCCTGGCCGCGCTGCTCGGGATCGTGCCGTGGGCCGCGCCCCGGACCTCGGTGTCGTTCGTCGACACGACCGTCCCGTGGTGGGTTCCGGTGCTCGCGCTGGGCGTCGTGACGGCCGCGCTGGCGTACGTCACGGGCATCGCAGCAACTCGCCGCCTCGGCTCCCGACTCGCCTCGTTCGTCGCGCTCAACGAGGTGCTGGCCGCGCTCGTGTTCGCCTGGTTGCTGCTTGGCGAGCTGCCCGGCGGCATCCAAGTCGTCGGCGGCCTGCTGATCCTCGCCGGCGTCGTGGTCGTCAAGCTCGGCGAGCCAGAGATCGCGGCCACACCCGGATCGCCCTAGGCTGACGCCTCATGACATCACTCCTCGCGATCGCAAACGCCGATGCCGGCACAGCGGACGACGACGCGATCAGCCAGACCGTCGAGGCGATGGCGCGCCGCCACGACGTCGAGCTCGTGACGACGTCGACGCCCGACGACCTGGTCGCGGCGTTGCGGGCACATCCGACGATCGACGGTGTCGTCGTGCTGGGCGGTGACGGCAGCCTGCACGCCGTCGTCGAGGCGCTGCGCACCGAGGGACGACTGGGCGATGTCGTGGTGGGACTCGTGCCGCTGGGCACGGGGAACGACTTCGCCGCGACCCTCGGGCTGCCCGACGACGGCGTCAAGGCCGCTGAAGTCATCGCCGTGGGACGCACCCGCCCGATCGACCTGATCATCGACGCCGATGATCACGTCGTCGTCAACGCCGCCCACATCGGGATCGGCGCCGAGGCCGCACGGGCGGCCCGGCCGTGGAAAAAGCTGCTCGGCCCGGTCGGCTATGTCATCGGCGCCGTCATCACGGGCGCGCGCGGGCTGACCCAACCCGGGGCACGGCTTGAGATCACGATCGACGGCACGACCCTGGACCGCACAGAGCCCATCATCCAGGTGGCAGTAGGCAACGGCCGGTTCGTGGGCGGCGGCGCTCCGCTGCTCCCACAGGCCGATCCGTCCGACGGGGAGCTCGACCTTGCCGTGTCGTACACCGAGTCACCGCGGCGCCGCATCGCGTACGCCCGGAGCGTCCGACGCGGCGACCATCACCGCCGGGACGATGTGGTCTACATGCGCGGCACCCAGGTCACCGTGCGGGGCGACGAGCTGGCGTGCACCAGCGACGGCGAGCTCAGCCCACCAGCCGCCGAGCACGCCTGGCGGATCGAGCCGGGCGCGCTGACGATGTACGTGCCCTAGTCGTTCGGGGCGGTCAGGCCTTCGGGGCGACGAGCTCTTCGTACGCCTCGGGGCTCGACTCGTGCAGGAACTCGCGGCAGCGGTGCGCCTCACCGTCGTCGCCGAACCGTTCGGAGGCGTCGGCGAGGGCGACCAGCGCACGCAGGAAGGCGCGGTTGGGCTCGTGGTTCCACGGCAGCGGACCGTGCCCCTTCCAGCCGTTGCGTCGCAACAGGTCCAGCGACCGGTGGTAGCCGGTGCGGGCGAAGGCGTAGCCCTCCAGGTCCTTGCCGTCGGCCAGCGCCAGCTCCGACAGCACGATCCACGCGAGTGCCGAGTCGGGGTGGCTTGCGGCGACGTTCTGCGGCGAGTCACCAGCGTCCAGCGACGCGGCCCCAGGATCTTCGGGCAGCAGGGTTGCGGGCGGTTCACCGAACAAGTTGGTCATGTCCGCACCCTACGGCCCGGCCGCAACCGGATCCCGCACCCACCTGGACGGTTTACCAGGAGATCCGGGTAAACCGCCATCTCTCGAGGCAAATTTGCCCGGCGCGGCGGCGCCTTGCCCGGAGAAGTGTCAAACAGCCAGCGGGATGTGGGTCGCGTTGCGGGCGTACAGGCGCTTCGAACGCTCAAGGCCGCGGTGGATGTCCCGGGCAGTGGACTGGCGGCGGTCGGGGTTGAGCCCTTCCCACGTCCATCGGGACATGCCGAGCATCAGGGAGCGGACGAGGTCCTCGCGCTTCTTCTCGTCGGTCACGGCGCGCCCAAGATCATCACGGTAGGGGTTGAGGCGCCCGTACTTGAACAACCCGTCAAACTCACCGGTGTGCCGGTGGAGCAGCCAGGCAAAGTCTGTCCGCGCGACTACTCGGCCGTCCTCCGTGCGGACAACGACCTGGAGCTCCGGTCGGGGGATGCCTTCGCGCCAGAACATGTGGAGCGACCGGGACTCGCCGACCGACTCGCAGCGGCTGTCGGCCAGCCGGATGGCCAACCGGGCATGGCGGCCACCTGGCCACCGCTCGAGCCGCTCGCCGACCTCGACCAGCTCCTCGCGAGTGCAGTGACGGTCGTGTAGCACCGCGCTCATCGTGACCATCCCGGACTCGGTCGGTGCGATGCAGGCGGTCTCGAAGGCAGCGCGCGCCGGCGCCACGATCAACCGGCCGCCGATCTCGACGAGGTCCGCGTCACGAACATGCCCGACGTGAAACACCACACCCGCTTCCCGCCGCCCGTGGACACCATTGAGCTGGGTGACGTGAACCGTCTTGAGGTCCAGGCCGAACGAGTGACCGCTGTGGACCAACGCCGCCGAGTGGTGACTCAGCGCCACACCCGGACCGAGCTTGTCGGCTACCGAGTACGCGACGAGGACATGCCGCTCCTCGGGGCTGAGCGGCGCGACGAGCGCGGAGGGCGCGTAGGTGCCATGCCTCAACCGGGCCAGCCGACCCGCTCGAACCGCGGCACGGATCTGCGGATCTCCGAAGCCGCACGCGATCAGGTCGTGGCGGAAGAAGTAGCCACCGCGTTGTACGGCGAGGGCCAAAAAGACGTCGTCCATGCCTCGACCCTCGTACGAACGACTCTGCGTCGGTGACCTTCGCCGCCGCGCTGTGGACAGCGCTGTCGGCCACCCGGCGTGTGGACGGAGGAACTCCACCGGGTGAGCCTCCACTCATCCGGGTGAATTCACCCGGATGAGTGGGGTTTACCAGGATCTCCTGGTAAACCGTGGGTCAGAGACGGGTGCCGGCACTCCGCAGCGCGGCGCAGGCCTCGGCGACGCGGGTCGCCATCCCGGCCTCGCCGGCCTTGCCCCAGGCCCGCGGGTCATACGCCTTCTTGTTGCCGACCTCGCCGTCGACCTTGAGGACACCGTCGTAGTTCGCGAACATGTGCCCGACGACGGGTCGGGTGAAGGCGTACTGCGTGTCGGTGTCGACGTTCATCTTGACGACGCCGTAGTCGACCGCGGCCGAGATCTCCTCGGGCAGCGAGCCCGATCCGCCGTGGAACACCAGGTCGAACGGGGCGTCCTTGCCGTACTTCGCGGCGACGGCCTGCTGTGCGGCCTGCAGGATCTCTGGGCGCAGCGTGACGTTGCCCGGCTTGTAGACACCGTGCACGTTGCCGAAGGTCAGCGCCGTCAGGTAGCGGCCCTTCTCACCCAGGCCCAACGCTGCGGCGGTCGCGAGCGCGTCCTCGGGTGTCGTGTAGAGGTGCTCCCCCATGCCGCCCTCGACACCGTCCTCCTCGCCACCCACGATGCCGATCTCGACCTCGAGGATGATGTTCGCGGCGACGCAGCGGGCCAGCAGGTCCTGCGCGATCTCGAGGTTCTCCTCCAGCGGTACCGCCGAGCCGTCCCACATGTGCGACTGGAAGTACGGCAGCCCGCCACCCTTGACCCGCTCCTCCGACGCCGCGATCAGCGGACGGACGAAGCCGTCGAGCTTGTCCTTGGGGCAGTGATCGGTGTGCAGAGCGACGTTGACGGGGTACTTCTTGGCGACCTCCTGGGCGAAGGCCGCAAACGCCAGCGAGCCGGACACCATGTCCTTGACCGTCGGGCCGGAAAGGTATTCCGCGCCACCGGTCGACACCTGGATGATGCCGTCGCTCTCGGCCTCGGCAAACCCGGCGAGCGCGGCATTGAGCGTCTGCGAGGACGAGACGTTGATGGCCGGATAGGCGAACGACTCGCTCTTGGCCTTGTCGAGCATCGCGGCGTAGACCTCGGGTGTGGCGACGGGCATGCAGTTCTCCTGGAATGGCTGGCGGGGGTGGCAGAGCCAGTATCCCAGTCCGTTCGGCTATTGGCGAGTCACCCTCGCAGCGCCTTGACCATCGCGCGCGCAGCAACTTGGATCGGGCTCCAGACCGAGGAGAACGGCGGAGCGTACGCCAGGTCGAGCATCACGACGTCGTCGACGGCCAGCCCCGCGGCGAGCGCCGTGGCCGCGACGTCGATGCGCAACGCAGCGTCCTCGGCCCCGACGATCTGGGCGCCCAGCAGCCGGCGTGTCGAGCGGTCGGCAACCATCACGACGGTCATCGTGCCCGCACCCGGCATGTAGCCGGCAAAGTTGGTGGTCTCGACGTGCACCATCACGGGGTCGAAGCCGGCGTCGCGGGCCTGTTGCTCCCCCAGGCCGGTCCGCGAGATCTCCAACGAGCAGAACTTCGTGATCGCGGTCTGCACGACCCCGGGGAAGGTCAGCGAGGGCTCACGGTCCAAGAGGTCCGCGCTCAGGCTGTCCGCCGCGACCATGCCCTGCTTGTTTGCGTGAGTGCCCAACGGCAGGTGGATCTGCTCCCCCGTGACGCGATCCTTCGACACCACGCAGTCTCCGGCCGCCCACATCTCGGGAAACCCGATGACGCGCTGGTGCTCGTCGACGACGATCCCACCCTTGACCCCGAGCGGTAGTCCGGCCTGCGCCGCGAGCGCCGAGCGGGCCGTCACGCCGAGGCCGAGCACGACCAGGTCGGCCGCGAGCGTTCCACCGTCGGTCATGACCCCTTCCACCTGGCCCGAGGCATCGAGGGCGAACCCCGTCACATTGGTGCCGACCCGCAGGGTGATGCCCCGGCCGCGCATCGCCTCGGCAATCTGGGTGCCGAGCAGGGGCTCGACGATGGCTAGAGGCGCCGAGCCGCGTTCGACCACCGTCGTGTCGAAGCCGCGGATCACGCACGCCTCCGCGATCTCGAGCCCGACGTACCCGGAGCCGACCACCACGACGCTCCCCGGGCCCGCCGCAAGGCCGTCGATCAGGGCCTGCCCGTCGTCCAGGGTCTGCACGCCGTAGATGCCGGTGCCGTCGATACCGGGAAGCGCCGGGCGTACGGGCTCTGCCCCGGTCGCAATGACCAGGCGGTCGTACGTCAGGACGTCGACCGATCCGTCGGGGTCACGGAAGGTGACCGTACGACGTGCCGGGTCGATCGCGGTCGCTTCGACACCGAGCCTCAGGTCGATGCCGTTCGCGACGTGCTCAGCGGCGGTGCGCGCGACGAGATCCTGCGGCTCGGCGACCTCCCCCGCAATCCAGTAGGGGATGCCGCACGCGGAGTACGAGGTCCACCCCCCCCGCTCGAGGACCACGACCTCGTCACCTTCTGGCAACGTCCGGCGGAGTGTGGCGGCGGCCGTCATGCCGGCCGCGTCACCACCGATGATGACCACGCGGGAGCTCATGCCGACGAGCCTAGAGGGCATGCGCCAACCGCGGATCAGAGCTCGGCGTGCTGACGGATCCAGGCGTGCATCGCGATCGCTGCCGCGGCGCCCGCGTTGATCGACCGGGTCGAGCCGAACTGTGCGATCGAGAGAGTCCGTTCGCACGCGGCGCGCGCCTCGTCCGAGAGCCCCGGCCCTTCCTGACCGAACACCAGCACGCATGCCCCGGGCAGGTCGGCGGTCTCGATCGGGGTGGAGTCCGCGACGTTGTCGATGCCGATCACAGCCAGTCGCGCCTCCCCGGCCCACGCGGCGAAGTCCTCGACCGATCCGTGGTGCCGGACGTGCTGGTAGCGGTCGGTGACCATCGCGCCGCGCCGGTTCCACCGCCGCCGCCCCACGATGTGCACCTCGGCGGCGGCGAAGGCGTTCGCGGTCCGCACGATCGAGCCGATGTTGAAGTCGTGCTGCCAGTTCTCGATCGCGACGTGGAACCCGTGGCGACGCAGGTCGAGGTCGGCGACGATCGCCTCCAGGCGCCAGTAGCGGTAGCGGTCGACCACGTTGCGGCGGTCTCCGTCGCGCAGCAACTCATGGTCATAGCGCTCCTCAGCGGGCCACTCGCCGTCCCACGGACCGACCCCGACCTCGGCCACGATCTCGGGCTCGGTCATGCCGGCGCGGTCGCGATCCCGAACTCGTCACGGTAGGCCCGGATCGAGTCCAGGTGCTCGGCGTGCTGGCCGGACTCCTGGACGTATTCGATGATCTGCCCGAAGTCGATGATCGAGAGAACTGGTACGCCGAAGTCGCGTTCGACCTCCTGGATCGCCGAGAGCTCCCCGCGGCCCCGCTCCTGCCGATCCAGGGCGACCAGGATGCCTGCCACCTGTGCGCCCTCGGCCTTCACGATCTCCATGACCTCACGGATCGCGGTGCCGGCAGTGATGACGTCGTCCACGACGAGGACCCGCCCGGCCAGCGGAGCGCCGACGATCAGACCACCCTCGCCGTGGTCCTTGGGCTCCTTGCGGTTGAAGCACCACGGCACGTCCCGGCCGAGCTGCTCGGAGAGCTGGACCGCCGTCGCCGACGCAATCGGGATGCCCTTGTACGCCGGGCCGAGCAGCACGTCGAACGCGATCTCGCTCCGATCGATCGCCGCTGCGTACGACCGGCCCAGGGCAGCGAGTCGCCCGCCGGTGTTGAACAGGCCCGCGTTGAAGAAATACGGTGAGGTCCGGCCCGACTTCAGGGTGAACTCCCCGAACCGGAGCACCTCGTGGTCGAGGGCGAACTCGATGAACTCACGCTGGTAGTCGTGCATGCGCCCAGCGTAGGGCTCAGTCGGTCTCGACCGGACGGGGCTTGCTCTTGTCGATCGTCTCGACCAGATCGCCAATCACGATGTTGCGGTTGTTGGTGTGGAACAGCTCCGAGCAGGTCAGCATCGTGATGACGGCCCGGTCCGGCTTCTTGTTGCGCGCGTCCGGGTCGGGGACCCGCCACAGCGGCCAGGACACCGAGAAGTCGACCTTGATCGAGGTGCCGGAGTTGCGCAGCTGGTAGGTGTAGATGTGCGTGCGGGTCTCGACCTCGACTTTGTCGCCGCGCTTGAGCTTGGGGAACTTGCTGAACGGCTCGCCGTGGGTCACCCGGTGGCCGGCGATCGCGAAGTTCCCGATCTCGCCGGGCTTGGCGCTCTTGGTGTCCCAGCCGACGCCCCGTGCCAACGCCTCGTCGTCGAAGCCCTTCACGATCGGCACCTCGAACTTGTCGCCGAACCGCTTGACCCGCAGGAGTCCTATCGCGTCGCTGTCGATGCCCTTGCCCCAGTCGACGGCAAGGCTCTGCTTGATCTCGGACTGCTTGTGCTTCGAGACGACGTTGGTGCCGTAGTACTGCCAGCCGAAGTAGACCAGAAGTCCGAGCCCGGCCAGGATCAGCGTCACGCCCACGCCGGTCGTGACCCGACGCCCTGCGCTCTTGGGAGGTCGCCCCGGGGCAAGCGTCGTCGTCATGCGGAGATTGTGTCATCCCCCGCCAGCCTGTGTGAGGCGGACAGTCTGACGCGAATTTACGGCGGATTCCGGGCTTCGGAATCTTCAAGAAACGGTCCACGTGAGTTGGACTGCCTGCGTATAGTTATGACCTCAGGGTCGATGTGCTTCACGCCGTCGGCGCCTGTTGTCGCCCCACCGTTTCACCCCCCGAGAACGGTGGGGCGACTTATGTCCCGAGCCGTTCCGTCACACCGCGTCGAGTGTGTCCGCGTCGGCCGTCCGGAACGAGCGGACGAAGAGCAGCACGAGCGGGATCAGCACCAGGGGAATCACGAACGCCCAGCGCAGGTGGTCCGACGAGGCCGCGGCCCCGATCAGCCCGCCGCCCAGGATCGCGCCGAGGTAGTTGGCGATGTTCATGCGGGCGATAGCGACGTCGAGGGACTCCGCCGGCACGGCACCGGCCAGTGCCGCGAAGGACAGCGGCGCGAGGATGGCCAGCCCGAGACCGACGACGAAGAAGCCGGCGATCGCGATGGCCGGGGTCGCTGCGGACACCACGACCGCGAGGCCGACGATGCCCGTGATCGTCCCGAATGCCACGACCATCGTCGCGCCGACCCGGCGCACCAGGTGGTCACCGCCGAACCGCGAGACCAGTGCGCCGGCCTCGTACGCGCCGTACGCCAGCGGCGCGACGCTCTTGGTCGAGTCGAGCGCATCCTCCAGGTAGACGCTGCTCCACGTCAGGATGCCGGTGTCGGCCGCATAGAACAGCAGGATCACGAGCCCGAACACCAGGATCGGACGCCACGGCAGGTCCAGTCCTTGCGCAGACAGACCCGGATCGTGCTCCTGTGCCTCGATGAAGTGCGGTGCCGCCAGCATGACCACGACCCACGTGACGATCGCGATGATGAGCAGTGAGAGCGCCAGGGGCAGATCGATCTTGGCTGCGCCTGCCGCGTACAACGCGCCGACGATACCGGCGACGGACCACATCCCGTGGAAGCTCGCCATGACGCTGCGACCGTACGCGTGCTGCACCCGCACGCCCTGCATGTTCATGCCGGCATCGACGGCGCCGACCCCCAGCCCGTAGACGACGAAGGCCGCGACAACCAGCGGCAGGCTCGGGGCCAGACCCACCAGGAGTGCGCCCAGGCCGATCGTCAGGAGGGCGAGCCGGAAGGCCGTCGCGCTGGTGCGGCGCTCGGCGACCATGCCGGCGAGGATGCTGCCGACGCCCGACAGCACGGCGACGAGCACGAGGATGCCGGTCAGGCCGCCGTCCCCGATGTCGAACTTGTCCTTGATCCGCGGCGCCTGGGTCACGATCGCGGCGAACACGAGCCCTTGCAGGAAGAAGCCGGCCGCCACTGCGATGCGGGTCCGCCGCAGGTCCGTCGTCACTGCGCCATCGTAGGGCTGGCGGGACTAGTGTCGATGGCAATGAAGACTTCCAGTGCCCGGATCGCCGGCCTCGGTACGACGATCTTTGCTGAGATGAGCGCCCTCGCCGTCCGGACCGGATCGATCAACCTCGGCCAGGGCTTCCCCGACACCGACGGCCCGACCGAGGTCATCGACCGCGCCGTCGACGCGTTGCGGAGCGGCCGCAACCAGTACGCACCGGGGACCGGAGTCCCTGAGCTCCGCCAGGCGATTGCCGCGCACCAGCAACGGTT includes these proteins:
- a CDS encoding MFS transporter, with product MTTDLRRTRIAVAAGFFLQGLVFAAIVTQAPRIKDKFDIGDGGLTGILVLVAVLSGVGSILAGMVAERRTSATAFRLALLTIGLGALLVGLAPSLPLVVAAFVVYGLGVGAVDAGMNMQGVRVQHAYGRSVMASFHGMWSVAGIVGALYAAGAAKIDLPLALSLLIIAIVTWVVVMLAAPHFIEAQEHDPGLSAQGLDLPWRPILVFGLVILLFYAADTGILTWSSVYLEDALDSTKSVAPLAYGAYEAGALVSRFGGDHLVRRVGATMVVAFGTITGIVGLAVVVSAATPAIAIAGFFVVGLGLAILAPLSFAALAGAVPAESLDVAIARMNIANYLGAILGGGLIGAAASSDHLRWAFVIPLVLIPLVLLFVRSFRTADADTLDAV
- the pyrE gene encoding orotate phosphoribosyltransferase codes for the protein MHDYQREFIEFALDHEVLRFGEFTLKSGRTSPYFFNAGLFNTGGRLAALGRSYAAAIDRSEIAFDVLLGPAYKGIPIASATAVQLSEQLGRDVPWCFNRKEPKDHGEGGLIVGAPLAGRVLVVDDVITAGTAIREVMEIVKAEGAQVAGILVALDRQERGRGELSAIQEVERDFGVPVLSIIDFGQIIEYVQESGQHAEHLDSIRAYRDEFGIATAPA
- a CDS encoding diacylglycerol kinase family protein, with the translated sequence MTSLLAIANADAGTADDDAISQTVEAMARRHDVELVTTSTPDDLVAALRAHPTIDGVVVLGGDGSLHAVVEALRTEGRLGDVVVGLVPLGTGNDFAATLGLPDDGVKAAEVIAVGRTRPIDLIIDADDHVVVNAAHIGIGAEAARAARPWKKLLGPVGYVIGAVITGARGLTQPGARLEITIDGTTLDRTEPIIQVAVGNGRFVGGGAPLLPQADPSDGELDLAVSYTESPRRRIAYARSVRRGDHHRRDDVVYMRGTQVTVRGDELACTSDGELSPPAAEHAWRIEPGALTMYVP
- a CDS encoding sortase, whose amino-acid sequence is MTTTLAPGRPPKSAGRRVTTGVGVTLILAGLGLLVYFGWQYYGTNVVSKHKQSEIKQSLAVDWGKGIDSDAIGLLRVKRFGDKFEVPIVKGFDDEALARGVGWDTKSAKPGEIGNFAIAGHRVTHGEPFSKFPKLKRGDKVEVETRTHIYTYQLRNSGTSIKVDFSVSWPLWRVPDPDARNKKPDRAVITMLTCSELFHTNNRNIVIGDLVETIDKSKPRPVETD
- a CDS encoding FAD-dependent oxidoreductase, translated to MSSRVVIIGGDAAGMTAAATLRRTLPEGDEVVVLERGGWTSYSACGIPYWIAGEVAEPQDLVARTAAEHVANGIDLRLGVEATAIDPARRTVTFRDPDGSVDVLTYDRLVIATGAEPVRPALPGIDGTGIYGVQTLDDGQALIDGLAAGPGSVVVVGSGYVGLEIAEACVIRGFDTTVVERGSAPLAIVEPLLGTQIAEAMRGRGITLRVGTNVTGFALDASGQVEGVMTDGGTLAADLVVLGLGVTARSALAAQAGLPLGVKGGIVVDEHQRVIGFPEMWAAGDCVVSKDRVTGEQIHLPLGTHANKQGMVAADSLSADLLDREPSLTFPGVVQTAITKFCSLEISRTGLGEQQARDAGFDPVMVHVETTNFAGYMPGAGTMTVVMVADRSTRRLLGAQIVGAEDAALRIDVAATALAAGLAVDDVVMLDLAYAPPFSSVWSPIQVAARAMVKALRG
- a CDS encoding DUF3151 domain-containing protein is translated as MTNLFGEPPATLLPEDPGAASLDAGDSPQNVAASHPDSALAWIVLSELALADGKDLEGYAFARTGYHRSLDLLRRNGWKGHGPLPWNHEPNRAFLRALVALADASERFGDDGEAHRCREFLHESSPEAYEELVAPKA
- a CDS encoding DMT family transporter; translated protein: MMTMTHDVEATARSRVPQGLAFAALSAISFGLSGALAKGLLEAGWTPAAAVTLRIVIAAVVLLVPATIALRGRWALLRDNARLVVSYGVVAVAGCQFAYFNAVDHMQVGVALLIEYTAPVAVIGWLWFRHHQRPGRLTVLGAVVAAVGLVLVLELVSGASVSLVGVLWALGAMVGVAAYFVMSADEDNGLPGLVLAAGGLVVAAIVLLLAALLGIVPWAAPRTSVSFVDTTVPWWVPVLALGVVTAALAYVTGIAATRRLGSRLASFVALNEVLAALVFAWLLLGELPGGIQVVGGLLILAGVVVVKLGEPEIAATPGSP
- a CDS encoding CGNR zinc finger domain-containing protein yields the protein MVFTHDTAMDLQAAVILVNSAEHPDTMTTTADLAAFFDGQGYTGRLAGDDAELQSMRGLRSTLRTLLLSSRDDAVPIVNRMLSDARALPQLVRHGETDWHVHAIGTDEPLHARIAVETAMAMIDVIRTDELSRLGVCADADCGGLVLDLSRNRSRRFCSTACGNRAAVAAYRARQAT
- the fbaA gene encoding class II fructose-bisphosphate aldolase; its protein translation is MPVATPEVYAAMLDKAKSESFAYPAINVSSSQTLNAALAGFAEAESDGIIQVSTGGAEYLSGPTVKDMVSGSLAFAAFAQEVAKKYPVNVALHTDHCPKDKLDGFVRPLIAASEERVKGGGLPYFQSHMWDGSAVPLEENLEIAQDLLARCVAANIILEVEIGIVGGEEDGVEGGMGEHLYTTPEDALATAAALGLGEKGRYLTALTFGNVHGVYKPGNVTLRPEILQAAQQAVAAKYGKDAPFDLVFHGGSGSLPEEISAAVDYGVVKMNVDTDTQYAFTRPVVGHMFANYDGVLKVDGEVGNKKAYDPRAWGKAGEAGMATRVAEACAALRSAGTRL
- a CDS encoding TrmH family RNA methyltransferase; translated protein: MTEPEIVAEVGVGPWDGEWPAEERYDHELLRDGDRRNVVDRYRYWRLEAIVADLDLRRHGFHVAIENWQHDFNIGSIVRTANAFAAAEVHIVGRRRWNRRGAMVTDRYQHVRHHGSVEDFAAWAGEARLAVIGIDNVADSTPIETADLPGACVLVFGQEGPGLSDEARAACERTLSIAQFGSTRSINAGAAAAIAMHAWIRQHAEL
- a CDS encoding type IV toxin-antitoxin system AbiEi family antitoxin domain-containing protein, giving the protein MDDVFLALAVQRGGYFFRHDLIACGFGDPQIRAAVRAGRLARLRHGTYAPSALVAPLSPEERHVLVAYSVADKLGPGVALSHHSAALVHSGHSFGLDLKTVHVTQLNGVHGRREAGVVFHVGHVRDADLVEIGGRLIVAPARAAFETACIAPTESGMVTMSAVLHDRHCTREELVEVGERLERWPGGRHARLAIRLADSRCESVGESRSLHMFWREGIPRPELQVVVRTEDGRVVARTDFAWLLHRHTGEFDGLFKYGRLNPYRDDLGRAVTDEKKREDLVRSLMLGMSRWTWEGLNPDRRQSTARDIHRGLERSKRLYARNATHIPLAV